In Halopseudomonas xinjiangensis, a single genomic region encodes these proteins:
- the ubiH gene encoding 2-octaprenyl-6-methoxyphenyl hydroxylase yields MTRVVTIVGGGMVGASLALALQGVARELGWSIRLVEAHPPAPGSWQPSYDARSTALSQGSRKIYQRLGIWDQLQERVEPIREIHVSDRGHPGAARIEASAERVPALGYVVENAWLGDVLLGALDRDVIQWLAPARVLKAHAEPGGYRLEVEAGNAVEDMHTDLLVVADGGRSSLLDQLGIYRKVQPYAQAALIANVTTAAGHHAVAYERFTPTGPLALLPLSGSRSALVWTLPEEQAADVANLSDDAFLDRLQKAFGFRMGTLTQVGERTCYPLKLVEAEEQVRSALVVLGNAAHSLHPIAGQGFNLSLRDVQALAETLGRAGREGRAPGEMGVLQSYLDAQRGDQWLTTAFSDRLTRLFSNRQPIMTLGRNIGLLGLEVLPPAKRLFARQAMGL; encoded by the coding sequence ATGACCCGCGTCGTGACCATCGTCGGCGGCGGTATGGTTGGTGCCAGCCTGGCACTGGCCCTGCAGGGCGTTGCCCGCGAGCTTGGTTGGTCGATTCGTCTGGTCGAGGCTCACCCGCCAGCTCCGGGTAGTTGGCAGCCGAGTTACGATGCGCGCTCTACGGCGCTATCGCAGGGGAGCCGGAAAATATATCAACGGCTGGGGATCTGGGATCAGCTGCAAGAGCGAGTCGAGCCGATCCGCGAGATCCATGTGTCCGATCGCGGCCACCCTGGTGCTGCGCGGATCGAAGCCAGCGCAGAACGCGTCCCTGCACTGGGCTACGTGGTCGAAAACGCCTGGTTGGGTGACGTACTCCTCGGTGCCCTGGACCGGGACGTCATTCAATGGCTGGCGCCGGCTCGGGTGCTGAAGGCGCATGCCGAGCCCGGCGGTTATCGTCTTGAGGTCGAAGCTGGCAATGCTGTCGAGGACATGCATACCGATCTGTTGGTGGTCGCCGATGGCGGTCGCTCCAGCCTGCTCGACCAGCTGGGCATCTACCGTAAGGTGCAGCCCTATGCGCAGGCAGCCCTGATCGCTAACGTGACCACAGCCGCGGGGCATCATGCCGTCGCTTACGAGCGGTTCACGCCGACCGGCCCGCTGGCCCTGCTGCCCTTGTCGGGCAGCCGTAGTGCGCTGGTCTGGACCTTGCCGGAAGAGCAGGCCGCGGACGTCGCCAATCTTTCCGACGATGCGTTTCTGGATCGCCTTCAAAAGGCGTTCGGCTTCCGTATGGGTACGCTGACGCAGGTGGGTGAGCGCACCTGTTACCCGCTGAAACTGGTCGAGGCCGAGGAGCAGGTTCGCTCGGCACTGGTCGTACTCGGCAACGCCGCACACAGTCTTCATCCTATTGCTGGACAGGGCTTCAACCTGTCCCTGCGCGATGTGCAAGCCTTGGCAGAGACGCTTGGACGTGCAGGCCGGGAAGGGCGCGCGCCCGGCGAGATGGGTGTGTTGCAGAGCTATCTGGATGCCCAGCGCGGTGATCAATGGTTGACTACCGCGTTCAGTGACCGTCTGACTCGGCTGTTCAGCAACCGGCAGCCGATTATGACATTGGGTCGCAACATCGGCCTGCTGGGCCTGGAGGTATTGCCGCCGGCCAAGCGCCTGTTTGCCCGTCAGGCTATGGGCCTTTAG
- a CDS encoding extracellular solute-binding protein, with translation MSFLRSIATVGLAVTAFSSFAAPKELVVYSSRQDHLIQPVFDLYTEKTGTKIQFITDKEAPLMARLQAEGKNTPADLLITVDAGNLWQAEQQDLFRAFDSDVIEDNIPSQYRSQNDKWTGLSLRARTIVYSSDRVDPSELSTYEALADEKWKGRLCLRTSKKVYNQSLTATMIESLGEEKTAEVIKGWVANLAAPVFSDDTALLAAIHEGQCDVGIVNTYYYGRLHADNPHLAVKLFWPNQDGRGVHVNISGAGITKHAPNPKEAQKFLEWLTTPEAQRIFADVNQEFPANETVKPSEEVQAWGDFKRDTVNVEVAGRRQPEAIMLMDRLGWN, from the coding sequence ATGTCCTTCTTGCGCTCCATCGCTACGGTCGGCCTTGCCGTCACCGCATTCAGCAGCTTCGCCGCACCCAAGGAACTTGTGGTCTATTCCTCCCGCCAGGATCACCTGATCCAGCCGGTATTCGATCTCTACACAGAAAAGACCGGCACCAAGATCCAGTTCATCACCGACAAGGAAGCTCCCTTGATGGCGCGCCTGCAGGCCGAGGGCAAGAATACTCCGGCGGATCTGCTGATTACCGTCGATGCTGGCAATCTGTGGCAAGCCGAGCAGCAGGACCTGTTCCGCGCATTCGACTCCGATGTCATCGAAGACAACATTCCTTCCCAGTACCGCTCGCAGAACGACAAGTGGACCGGCCTGTCGCTGCGGGCGCGGACCATCGTGTACTCCTCCGACCGCGTCGATCCGAGCGAGCTGAGCACCTACGAGGCGCTGGCTGACGAGAAGTGGAAGGGCCGCCTGTGTCTGCGTACCTCGAAGAAGGTCTACAACCAGTCGCTGACCGCTACCATGATCGAGTCGCTGGGCGAAGAGAAGACTGCCGAAGTCATCAAGGGTTGGGTAGCCAACCTGGCTGCGCCGGTATTTTCCGATGACACCGCGCTGCTGGCCGCGATACATGAAGGTCAGTGCGACGTGGGCATCGTCAACACCTACTACTACGGCCGCCTGCATGCGGACAACCCGCACCTGGCCGTCAAGCTGTTCTGGCCGAACCAGGACGGCCGTGGCGTACACGTGAACATTTCCGGTGCCGGCATCACCAAGCACGCGCCCAATCCGAAAGAAGCCCAGAAGTTTCTCGAGTGGCTGACTACCCCCGAAGCGCAGCGTATCTTCGCTGACGTCAACCAGGAGTTCCCGGCCAACGAGACGGTGAAACCGTCGGAGGAAGTCCAGGCCTGGGGTGACTTCAAACGTGATACCGTCAATGTCGAAGTGGCCGGCCGCCGTCAGCCGGAAGCGATCATGCTGATGGATCGCCTCGGCTGGAACTGA
- a CDS encoding FAD-dependent monooxygenase produces MAQQFDLIVVGAGMVGATLARAMADLPLRIALVDGMPLPRATNEPKTESGYDSRVSAISAASENILDNLGVWQRIPGASRSPYRYMRVWDAEGTGEIGFDADALGELRLGHIVENHLIQSALLESLAETGIALFGAQRVEGLVREPDGWRLLLEGGQALQAPLVVAADGAKSKLRELAGFEMREWDYLHNAIVTTIQTERPHQATAWQRFMPSGPLALLPLNDRGQVHYCSIVWSVVPEHAGRIMALDDEAFREELEQAFESRLGRILATDVRHRIPLRQRHAKRYVMPGLALIGDAAHSIHPLAGQGVNLGLLDAAELYDTLRAALQRGEGLGALAVLQRYERRRMGANLGMMAAMEGFERLFHADALPLRWARNAGMRLLDGQAMIKGGIMRRAMGLSGDLPSLALDGEIARPND; encoded by the coding sequence ATGGCGCAGCAGTTCGATCTGATCGTGGTGGGTGCTGGCATGGTAGGCGCAACGCTGGCACGCGCAATGGCGGACTTGCCGCTGCGTATTGCGCTGGTCGATGGCATGCCGCTGCCCCGCGCCACCAATGAGCCTAAGACCGAGTCAGGCTACGACTCACGAGTGAGCGCGATCAGCGCTGCCTCCGAAAACATTCTGGATAACCTTGGCGTATGGCAGCGCATCCCGGGTGCGAGTCGCTCGCCGTACCGATACATGCGGGTGTGGGACGCTGAAGGTACCGGCGAGATCGGTTTCGACGCCGACGCGCTAGGTGAGTTGCGCCTCGGTCACATCGTGGAGAACCATCTGATCCAGAGCGCCTTGCTTGAAAGTCTGGCCGAAACCGGCATCGCTCTGTTCGGGGCGCAGCGGGTTGAAGGGCTTGTGCGAGAGCCGGATGGCTGGCGCCTGCTGCTTGAGGGCGGCCAGGCGCTGCAGGCTCCCCTGGTTGTGGCGGCAGACGGGGCCAAGTCGAAGTTGCGCGAGCTGGCGGGCTTCGAGATGCGCGAGTGGGACTATCTACACAACGCCATCGTCACCACTATCCAGACGGAGCGCCCGCACCAGGCCACTGCCTGGCAGCGCTTCATGCCGTCCGGCCCGCTGGCCCTGCTGCCACTCAACGATCGCGGACAGGTGCATTACTGCTCCATCGTCTGGTCTGTGGTGCCGGAGCATGCCGGACGCATCATGGCGCTTGATGATGAGGCGTTTCGTGAAGAACTTGAGCAGGCATTCGAAAGCCGCCTGGGTCGGATTCTCGCTACCGATGTGCGCCACCGGATCCCGCTGCGCCAACGCCATGCCAAACGTTACGTGATGCCAGGCCTGGCCTTGATTGGTGACGCCGCGCACAGCATCCATCCGCTGGCCGGCCAAGGCGTCAACCTGGGTCTGCTTGATGCCGCCGAGCTGTACGATACGCTGCGTGCTGCGCTGCAGCGCGGTGAGGGCCTCGGCGCGCTCGCTGTATTGCAGCGGTATGAGCGTCGACGCATGGGCGCAAACCTTGGCATGATGGCTGCGATGGAGGGGTTCGAACGTTTGTTCCATGCCGATGCGTTGCCTCTGCGCTGGGCGCGCAATGCCGGCATGCGTCTGCTGGACGGCCAAGCGATGATCAAAGGCGGAATCATGCGCCGGGCGATGGGGCTGTCCGGCGATCTTCCTTCGCTTGCTCTGGATGGAGAAATAGCGCGGCCGAACGACTGA
- the gcvT gene encoding glycine cleavage system aminomethyltransferase GcvT has protein sequence MGSRTPLYEQHLAAGAKMVDFGGWDMPLHYGSQMEEHHQVRRDVGMFDVSHMTVIDVSGTEAKAYLQYLLANDVARLTLSGKALYSGMLNEDGGVIDDLIVYLVGGAYRVVVNAATRDKDLAWMNLQAEPFAVKLIEREDLAMLAVQGPRARAVVSQVVSDSRAALINDLKPFQGLPDGQWFIGRTGYTGEDGLEIMLPADQAGPFWDALIGAGCKPCGLGARDTLRLEAGMNLYGSDMDETISPLAANMGWTIAWEPTERDFIGRKALEAQRDAGDQPKLVGLVLSERAVLRGHQKVIVEGVGEGEITSGSFSPTLGVSIALARVPRATGNSAKVEIRGKQLDVRVVKPSFVRNGKPVFE, from the coding sequence ATGGGATCGCGCACACCGCTCTATGAGCAGCACCTCGCCGCGGGCGCCAAGATGGTCGATTTCGGCGGCTGGGATATGCCGCTGCACTACGGCTCGCAAATGGAGGAGCATCATCAGGTCCGGCGTGATGTGGGCATGTTCGATGTTTCCCACATGACCGTGATCGATGTCTCCGGAACCGAGGCCAAGGCTTATCTACAGTACCTTCTGGCCAATGACGTTGCCCGGCTTACCCTGAGCGGCAAGGCGCTGTACAGCGGCATGCTGAACGAAGACGGCGGTGTCATCGACGATCTGATCGTCTATCTGGTTGGCGGCGCGTACCGCGTCGTGGTCAATGCAGCGACCCGCGACAAGGACCTGGCCTGGATGAATCTGCAGGCCGAACCCTTTGCCGTTAAACTCATCGAGCGCGAGGATCTGGCCATGCTTGCCGTCCAGGGGCCGCGAGCTCGTGCGGTGGTTTCTCAGGTCGTCAGTGACAGCCGCGCCGCGTTGATCAACGATCTCAAGCCATTTCAGGGCCTTCCCGACGGTCAATGGTTCATCGGCCGCACCGGTTATACCGGCGAGGACGGACTGGAAATCATGCTGCCTGCCGACCAGGCGGGCCCTTTCTGGGATGCGCTGATCGGGGCCGGGTGCAAGCCCTGCGGTCTTGGCGCCCGCGATACGCTGCGTCTGGAAGCCGGCATGAATCTGTATGGCTCGGATATGGACGAAACCATTTCGCCGCTCGCCGCCAACATGGGCTGGACCATTGCCTGGGAGCCTACCGAGCGCGATTTCATCGGCCGCAAGGCGCTGGAGGCCCAGCGAGACGCGGGCGACCAGCCGAAGCTGGTTGGCCTGGTGCTATCCGAACGCGCCGTTCTGCGCGGCCATCAGAAAGTCATCGTCGAGGGCGTCGGTGAAGGTGAGATTACCAGCGGCAGCTTCTCCCCGACGTTGGGCGTCTCGATTGCCCTGGCTCGTGTTCCACGTGCTACCGGTAACTCCGCCAAGGTGGAAATCCGCGGCAAGCAGCTCGATGTTCGTGTGGTCAAGCCCAGCTTCGTACGCAACGGCAAGCCCGTTTTCGAATAA
- a CDS encoding ABC transporter permease — MPSRPYWQLAAYACAALVLLPLLVLLVSWQSVDGQIWGHLLETQMARLIGNTLILVFGVGMGVIALGVSLAWLTSLCEFPGRRIFDWALMLPFAIPAYVLAFVSIGLLDFAGPVQSTLRDWFGNDFRLFFSIRSPGGVVVVLTLVFYPYVYLLARNAFLAQGRGLMEASRILGHTPWQGFWRVAMPMARPAIGAGAALALMETLADFGAVSVFNYDTFTTAIYKTWYGFFSLQTATQLASVLLVFVFLALYLERRAQGARRFPGVDKPRQGALYRLKGPLAWLASGYCLLVLGVAFIIPLLQLVHWLWSSAFNDLDQRYWALIRNTLSLGAAAAAMTVSLGILLVLARRLQPFRRVRSAVALANLGYALPGSVLAVGIMFAFSHIDNHLLIPLRTWLGEEDPGTLLVGGLFALLLAYLIRFMAVAYGPLDTSLARIRPSLPEAAHSLGQAGWAVFWRVYLPLILPGVLSAALLVFVDVLKEMPATLLMRPFGWDTLAVRIHGLTAEGEWARAALPAITLVLVGLLPVIVLIRRSARR; from the coding sequence ATTCCATCCAGACCGTACTGGCAGCTGGCAGCCTATGCTTGCGCTGCGCTGGTCCTGCTACCGCTTCTGGTGCTGCTCGTCAGTTGGCAAAGCGTTGACGGGCAGATATGGGGGCATCTGCTGGAAACCCAGATGGCGCGGCTGATTGGCAATACGCTGATACTGGTCTTTGGCGTGGGTATGGGCGTGATCGCCCTCGGTGTTAGCCTTGCCTGGCTGACCAGTCTGTGTGAATTTCCCGGCCGCCGTATCTTCGATTGGGCGCTGATGCTGCCCTTTGCCATCCCGGCTTACGTGCTGGCCTTCGTCAGCATTGGCTTGCTCGACTTTGCCGGGCCCGTCCAGTCAACACTGCGTGACTGGTTCGGCAACGACTTTCGCCTGTTCTTTTCAATTCGCTCGCCAGGCGGCGTCGTCGTAGTGCTGACGCTGGTGTTCTATCCCTACGTTTATCTACTCGCGCGTAACGCTTTTCTGGCCCAGGGCCGCGGCCTGATGGAAGCGTCCCGCATACTTGGCCATACCCCGTGGCAAGGTTTCTGGCGTGTCGCCATGCCTATGGCGCGTCCGGCGATCGGCGCGGGTGCTGCGCTGGCATTAATGGAAACGCTTGCGGACTTCGGTGCGGTGTCGGTCTTCAATTACGACACCTTCACCACTGCCATCTACAAGACCTGGTACGGATTCTTCAGCTTGCAGACGGCCACCCAGCTGGCCAGCGTACTGCTGGTGTTCGTCTTTCTCGCACTTTACCTGGAGCGGCGTGCGCAGGGCGCCCGACGCTTCCCAGGCGTCGACAAGCCCCGGCAGGGTGCGCTGTATCGGCTCAAGGGCCCGCTCGCCTGGCTGGCCAGCGGGTATTGCCTGCTCGTACTCGGCGTGGCCTTTATCATTCCGCTGCTGCAGTTGGTCCACTGGTTGTGGTCCAGCGCATTCAACGATCTCGACCAACGTTACTGGGCGCTGATTCGCAATACGTTGAGCCTCGGTGCAGCGGCGGCGGCAATGACCGTGAGCCTGGGCATACTGTTGGTGCTGGCCCGGCGGCTGCAGCCCTTTCGCCGGGTGCGCAGCGCGGTGGCGCTGGCCAACCTCGGCTATGCGCTGCCGGGATCGGTTCTGGCGGTGGGCATCATGTTCGCCTTCAGCCACATCGATAATCATCTTCTGATTCCGCTGCGAACCTGGCTCGGAGAAGAAGACCCCGGCACGCTGCTGGTGGGTGGTTTGTTCGCGCTTCTGCTGGCTTATCTGATCCGCTTCATGGCGGTAGCCTACGGTCCGCTGGACACTTCGCTTGCGCGCATCCGGCCGTCATTGCCGGAAGCCGCACACAGCCTGGGTCAGGCCGGGTGGGCAGTCTTCTGGCGGGTCTACCTGCCGCTGATTCTTCCGGGCGTGCTGAGCGCGGCGCTACTGGTATTCGTCGACGTGCTCAAGGAAATGCCGGCCACGCTGCTGATGCGTCCGTTCGGCTGGGACACTCTGGCGGTGCGCATCCACGGGCTGACCGCTGAAGGCGAATGGGCGCGCGCTGCATTGCCAGCGATCACGCTGGTGCTGGTGGGTCTGCTTCCAGTCATCGTGTTGATCCGGCGTTCCGCCCGCCGCTGA
- the pepP gene encoding Xaa-Pro aminopeptidase, whose product MRITRQEYARRRKALMAQMEPDSIAILPAAPVYIRNRDVEHNYRQDSDFQYLTGFPEPEAVAVLIPGREHGEYVLFCREKDKERELWDGYRAGQEGAVSEYGADDAFPINDIDDILPGLIEGRERVYYVMGANEEFDRRLTSWINIIRSKARLGAQPPNEFVALDHLLHDMRLYKNAAEVKLMHAAGEISAEAHIRAMQVCRPGMYEYQLEAELQHTFMRHGSRSPAYQSIVATGRNACILHYTENTSQIRDGDLILIDAGCELDCYASDITRTFPANGRFSTEQRAIYDIVLAAQKEAFEHIAPGRHWNEAHEATVRVIVGGLIDLGLLKGTVEEVIANESYRRFYMHRAGHWLGMDVHDVGDYRVGGEWRVLEPGMVMTVEPGIYIAPDDDSVPKKWRGIGVRIEDDVVVTRAGCDVLTDTVPKEADEIEQLMAAARETAA is encoded by the coding sequence ATGCGTATCACCAGGCAGGAATATGCACGCCGCCGCAAGGCACTGATGGCGCAGATGGAACCGGACAGTATCGCTATCCTGCCAGCCGCGCCGGTCTACATCCGCAATCGAGACGTCGAGCACAACTATCGTCAGGACAGCGACTTCCAGTATCTGACCGGGTTTCCCGAGCCGGAAGCGGTCGCGGTCCTGATTCCCGGTCGTGAGCACGGCGAGTACGTTCTGTTCTGCCGCGAGAAGGACAAGGAGCGGGAGTTATGGGATGGCTATCGTGCGGGGCAGGAAGGAGCGGTAAGTGAATACGGTGCCGATGATGCCTTCCCGATCAACGATATCGACGACATTCTGCCGGGCCTGATCGAAGGGCGGGAGCGGGTCTATTACGTGATGGGTGCGAACGAGGAGTTCGACCGCCGCCTCACCAGCTGGATCAACATCATTCGCAGCAAGGCGCGCCTTGGCGCGCAGCCGCCCAATGAGTTCGTCGCGCTCGATCATCTCCTGCACGACATGCGCCTGTACAAGAACGCCGCCGAGGTCAAGCTCATGCATGCCGCCGGCGAGATATCCGCCGAAGCCCACATCCGTGCGATGCAGGTCTGCCGGCCGGGGATGTACGAGTACCAACTCGAGGCCGAGCTGCAGCACACCTTCATGCGTCACGGCAGTCGTTCGCCAGCGTACCAGTCTATCGTTGCCACGGGCCGCAACGCCTGCATCCTGCACTACACCGAGAACACATCGCAGATCCGCGACGGTGATCTGATACTGATCGACGCGGGTTGCGAACTGGACTGCTACGCCAGCGACATCACCCGGACTTTCCCGGCCAATGGGCGTTTCAGCACCGAGCAGCGAGCGATTTACGACATCGTCCTCGCCGCGCAGAAAGAGGCCTTCGAGCACATCGCGCCCGGCCGGCACTGGAACGAGGCGCACGAGGCAACGGTACGGGTCATCGTTGGCGGCCTGATCGATCTGGGCTTGCTCAAGGGCACGGTGGAGGAGGTCATCGCCAACGAGTCCTATCGGCGTTTTTACATGCACCGTGCCGGCCACTGGCTCGGCATGGATGTACACGACGTCGGCGACTATCGCGTGGGCGGCGAATGGCGCGTGCTCGAGCCAGGCATGGTGATGACTGTTGAGCCGGGAATCTATATCGCGCCCGATGATGACAGCGTGCCGAAGAAGTGGCGCGGTATCGGCGTGCGCATCGAAGACGATGTGGTAGTGACCCGTGCGGGCTGCGACGTGCTGACCGACACCGTGCCGAAGGAAGCCGACGAAATCGAACAGCTCATGGCTGCAGCGCGCGAGACCGCTGCATGA